Proteins from a single region of Styela clava chromosome 1, kaStyClav1.hap1.2, whole genome shotgun sequence:
- the LOC120340474 gene encoding D-aminoacyl-tRNA deacylase 2-like: MSKDESHGQSLFARIIIQQCISAKLQINANAPNENPAFISIGRGIVVYICFLKDAIEETAIKMAKSVCNIKLSKSLSEESNSSLVSVVELPGDILVVPQATLGGKQKGNRMQYHGNINKKDGEKLYRIFVETLRNIQDKNESCRNNNVRTESGTYGNLQVLSVETNGPYTHVLNF; the protein is encoded by the coding sequence ATGTCAAAGGACGAATCACACGGTCAGTCACTTTTTGCACGGATTATAATCCAGCAGTGTATTTCAGCAAAACTTCAAATTAATGCAAATGCTCCCAATGAGAATCCAGCATTTATTTCAATAGGAAGAGGCATTGTAGtgtatatttgttttctgaAAGATGCTATAGAAGAGACTGCCATCAAAATGGCAAAGTCTGTGTGTAATATTAAACTCAGTAAATCATTATCTGAAGAATCCAACTCTTCTTTGGTCTCTGTTGTTGAACTCCCTGGTGATATATTAGTGGTTCCTCAAGCAACTCTTGGTGGAAAACAAAAAGGAAATCGGATGCAATATCAcggaaatataaataaaaaagacggagaaaaattatatagaatttTTGTTGAAACTTTAAGAAATATTCAAGATAAAAATGAGTCTTGTCGCAATAATAACGTACGAACGGAATCTGGAACGTACGGAAATTTACAAGTTTTATCTGTAGAGACTAATGGTCCATATACAcatgttttgaatttttaa
- the LOC120325414 gene encoding uncharacterized protein LOC120325414, with protein MLKICLAGEAVPIYIKQNDDEVHRIVKDNILKILSQDGVDDCKIMILSVTGAMREGKSFILNMFIRFLESGRSDNWMNSNETNLTGFSWRGGTKSNTMGILMWSKPYFSTLLDGTKVAIFLIDTQGAFDNENDLTQSSKIITMSLAISSHMIYNVNKCLRSDKLEFFEMFVEHARMAEGLHGKSFFQTLLFLIRDWPDRDEHSCGAKGGEIYVNEQLSRGSQNNVRKENFKKMFEQVGGFLLPHPGKKVAQSRQEQFNGAFEDISSDFRQHLDELVHFLFDPDKISLKKFNDKPIHGRELAEFALQFSKMLESDNLPTPKDFVEAQIEAAKNNLVIEFRNKFKSKMKQNMGESQFLKNTEFAQMAKSAENEIIAELEGRAFYGGDESKKEAMESVKLHIKNDIGEFSDRNLAIEAECRIDYDKYIDEKKKELSDILRKKFSHYVEEIKIKDSCKEYESVILGKHFDGIKRRVEDFEAEYTSKIKNMIKQLCDDVVLQNTNNLKVMQKYLDLQINDIYEEAKVKLSEILQQQNIKDSSQADLILKQIVDDTTEESVLADIPKTIFNDWKIKLRTKLETLCDLASTIITRNKENDEMQISEKLEELGKYFITQVVKLTNKKVKSKPQLEKIRQNSAEKAKKILSDMNLGGYIKNQCLERLGAILENKFKIILEENQQKEKCENDVKNEIDIKAIHKKIRLEALDKFTKAVSDGPMDLYRSSRENLKTKLNILLSETIEEHESRKKRILEKLSKFTKERRQQYTDKMKKSLDQPDPVELEDLKKLHMKCKSDTLKEYAGNSKGMPDILISEKKKDLNRMLEGEFAKLQKSNMDILKMQKGKEADCIQECIKIYNQEMEKACKDLMDDLYIEESHNESQQKSFDRMQHISAQFTSQMHNRVNAELQKMIREKKEHHRKIANSNKNKARKKSASILNGVKLEFQRSFERKTGGDACTEENLRKYFSEAEKKSEDYLKRMNISQVERQFCQQNLQDTFDKWKEEFRDQNKRAEAELHRSCKISSDKAKRIYRQHIKNVKKDQDNDDLNPHHYRANDEAMSSFDLDLLRGNEEIVRKYKIDLEEWIKTEWSFFLNHGELQVVQEREESVRETSQCNCCFAVEAILKHVEQIKSDIEIVKQQQANLKHELSELSTKIGK; from the exons atgttaaaaatatgtcTTGCAGGTGAAGCAGTTCCAATCTACATCAAACAAAATGATGACGAAGTACATCGAATTGTAaaagataatattttaaaaatactctCTCAGGATGGAGTGGATGATTGCAAAATTATGATACTGTCTGTGACTGGAGCTATGCGTGAAGGGAAATCGTTTATTCTAAATATGTTTATCAGATTTCTTGAATCAGGACGA TCTGACAATTGGATGAATAGTAATGAAACCAACCTAACTGGATTTTCTTGGCGAGGCGGTACAAAATCTAATACAATGGGGATATTAATGTGGAGCAAACCATATTTTTCAACTCTGCTGGACGGAACAAAG GTTGCAATCTTTCTCATTGACACTCAAGGAGCATTTGATAATGAAAATGATCTCACTCAAAGTTCAaagattataacaatgagtctTGCAATAAGTTCCCATATGATTTACAACGTAAACAAATGTTTGCGAAGCgataaattagaatttttcgAG ATGTTCGTAGAACATGCTAGAATGGCTGAAGGTCTTCACGGCAAAAGTTTTTTTCAG ACGTTGTTGTTTCTAATTCGTGATTGGCCAGATCGTGATGAACATAGCTGCGGTGCCAAAGGCGGAGAAATTTATGTTAATGAACAACTTAGTAGAGGGTCACAAAATAACGTTAGAAAggaaaacttcaaaaaaatgtttgaacAAGTTGGGGGATTTCTATTACCTCACCCTGGAAAAAAAGTTGCGCAAAGCAGACAAGAACAATTCAATGGCGCCTTTGAGG aCATAAGTTCAGATTTCAGACAACATTTGGACGAGTTGGTACATTTTTTATTCGATCCagataaaatatcattaaaaaaatttaatgacAAACCAATTCATGGACGAGAATTAGCAGAGTTTGCGTTGCAATTTTCGAAAATGTTGGAAAGTGATAATCTGCCAACCCCCAAAGACTTTGTAGAG gCACAGATTGAGGCTGCTAAAAATAATCTGGTCATCGAGTTTAGAAACAAATTCAAAAGCAAAATGAAGCAG AATATGGGCGAGAGCCAATTTCTAAAGAACACTGAATTTGCACAAATGGCCaaaagtgcagaaaacgaaataATCGCAGAGCTGGAAGGCAGGGCTTTTTACGGTGGTGATGAATCGAAAAAAGAGGCTATGGAATCGGTGAAACTGCACATCAAGAACGACATTGGAGAATTTTCTGATCGGAATCTAGCAATAGAA GCCGAGTGTAGAATAGATTACGACAAATATATAGACGAAAAGAAAAAGGAGCTTTCGGATATTTTGCGGAAG AAATTTTCACACTATGTcgaagaaattaaaataaaagattcaTGTAAAGAATACGAATCAGTTATTCTTGGAAAACATTTTGATGGCATTAAACGTAGAGTTGAAGATTTTGAAGCAGAGTACACTTCGAAAATCAAAAACATGATAAAACAATTATGTGATGATGTCGTTTTACAAAACACAAACAATCTG AAAGTGATGCAAAAATATCTGGATCTTCAAATAAACGATATCTACGAAGAGGCAAAAGTAAAGTTATCTGAA atTCTGcagcaacaaaatattaaaGATTCATCTCAAGCTgatttaattttgaaacaaatagtGGATGACACAACTGAGGAATCGGTGTTAGCAGACATtccaaaaacaatatttaatgaTTGGAAAATAAAGTTACGTACAAAATTGGAAACACTTTGTGATTTGGCATCAACAATCATCACTCGAAATAAA GAAAACGATGAAATGCAAATTTCCGAAAAACTTGAAGAATTGGGGAAATACTTCATAACACAAGTCGTAAAG ctaacaaacaaaaaagtgaaAAGTAAGCCTCAGCTGGAAAAAATTCGCCAAAATTCTGCTGAAAAGGCAAAGAAAATTCTCTCGGATATGAATTTGGGAGGATATATAAAGAATCAATGTCTAGAACGATTGGGTGCGATTTTagaaaacaaattcaaaatcatCTTGGAAGAGAATCAACAAAAagaa AAATGTGAAAATGATGTCAAAAACGAAATAGATATTAAGGcaattcacaaaaaaattagaCTGGAAGCTTTGGATAAATTCACAAAGGCTGTATCCGACGGACCCATGGATCTTTATCGTAGTTCgagagaaaatttgaaaaccaaGTTGAACATATTACTTTCCGAAACGATTGAAGAACATGAAAGCAGAAAG AAAAGAATACTTGAGAAACTTTCAAAGTTTACTAAAGAGAGAAGACAGCAATATACAGATAAGATGAAGAAG TCTCTGGATCAGCCCGACCCGGTGGAATTGGAAGATCTCAAAAAGCTTCACATGAAATGCAAATCTGATACGTTAAAAGAATATGCTGGAAATTCAAAAGGAATGCCAGATATATTAATTTCCGAGAAGAAAAAAGATTTGAATAGGATGCTGGAAGGAGAATTTGCAAAGTTACAAAAAAGTAACATGGATATATTG AAAATGCAGAAAGGAAAAGAAGCTGATTGCATACAAGAATGTATTAAAATCTACAATCAAGAAATGGAAAAG GCCTGCAAAGATTTGATGGATGATTTATATATAGAAGAAAGCCACAATGAATCCCAACAAAAATCATTTGATCGTATGCAACATATATCAGCGCAATTCACGAGCCAAATGCATAACAGAGTAAACGCagaattacaaaaaatgattCGAGAAAAAAAGGAGCACCACCGGAAAATTGCGAACAGTAATAAA AATAAAGCCCGCAAAAAATCCGCCTCGATTTTGAACGGAGTAAAATTGGAGTTCCAACGATCCTTTGAACGT AAAACTGGGGGGGACGCGTGTACAGAAGAAAacttgagaaaatatttttctgaggCTGAGAAAAAATCCGAGGATTATTTgaagcggatgaatattagtcaAGTCGAGCGGCAATTTTGCCAACAAAATCTGCAAGATACTTTTGACAAGTGGAAAGAGGAATTTCGTGACCAGAATAAACGTGCCGAG GCAGAGTTGCACAGGAGCTGTAAAATATCCTCAGATAAAGCTAAAAGAATCTACAGACAGCATATTAAAAAT GTCAAGAAAGATCAAGACAATGATGACTTGAATCCACACCATTACCGTGCTAATGACGAAGCAATGTCTTCATTTGATTTGGATCTTTTGAGGGGAAACGAGGAAATCgttagaaaatataaaattgaccTGGAAGAATGGATCAAAACGGAATGGAGCTTCTTCCTCAATCAT GGGGAACTGCAGGTCGTTCAAGAACGTGAAGAATCTGTCAGAGAGACAAGTCAGTGCAATTGCTGTTTTGCTGTAGAAGCAATATTGAAGCACGTTGAACAAATAAAATCAGATATTGAAATTGTTAAACAGCAACAAGCGAATCTAAAACACGAATTATCTGAGCTTTCgacaaaaattggaaaatga
- the LOC120348673 gene encoding uncharacterized protein LOC120348673, giving the protein MATCMEKDEFYEDEGEAIPIYVKDENGKQIFLKDNLLRILNQKGVKDGKVMVLTVAGAMREGKSFILNLFIKYLESGMSSSWLDGDEKKTLAGFSWRGGTKSNTMGILMWSKPYFANLHGKNKVAILLMDTQGAFDNENDIAQSSKIITMSLAISSHLIYNVNKCLRTDKLQFFETFLEHAKMARKLQDDSIFQSLTFLVRDWADTEDYPYGSEAGGDYVDDQMKGKTKDNIKRSTFKDLFHKVSSFLLPYPGKSVAESSAMKFSGSLRDIDSEFLEYVDKLVHFLFDPRKIVMKKYNEEPVKGLELTEIAVQFAKILESDELPTPKDFLQAQTEAFLANVIEKMRRNLEEIIVESLGERTFVDEELFSQISKAAFEKSMIEFGKKPFYGGDEARKRCETNLVEQLRHDMEQMSDRNNTKKIQCRNQYEEFIKKEMKEMQTSLEQKVGQHAEKTEITRECQHLESFVAKRFQQKGFGVPEYDKEYIATVKKRIIELCEETIRSCKNRREALKFSCIQKISEIEKKAKRILKEKLDQVVIEDRTKLENIINQIICDAKLHFGEYMQLDAPDLLKKNLNDTLKSKLDELHAVAIELQRETKRYLSMIIERELGTLRRYYSEAMHQEMGESAKNEKELDKINVKCIKTTKKHLNEMKLLPYVREKCIEELDSVLADEYVIVRKQNKENQKEFHDWCRREVTNCLKQAKNEIEEKCRNDVKEDQEIEAIHDTAKLHALESFQNLSQKGPAKVIEQHKNDLCIGLVELLRDVRQQNQNLKVWMG; this is encoded by the exons ATGGCGACTTGTATGGAAAAAGACGAATTTTATGAAG ATGAAGGTGAAGCAATACCGATATACGTCAAAGACGAGAACGGCAAGCAGATATTTCTAAAAGATAATCTACTTAGGATACTGAATCAAAAAGGAGTGAAAGATGGAAAAGTCATGGTGCTAACTGTCGCCGGAGCAATGCGTGAAGGAAAATCTTTCATACTAAATCTATTCATCAAATATCTTGAGTCTGGGATG TCGTCTAGTTGGTTGGACGGGGATGAGAAAAAAACACTTGCAGGTTTTTCATGGCGCGGGGGAACAAAGTCAAATACTATGGGTATACTGATGTGGAGTAAGCCATATTTTGCAAATCTTCATGGAAAAAATAAG GTAGCAATACTTTTAATGGACACACAGGGAGCATTTGATAATGAAAACGACATTGCTCAAAGCTCCAAAATAATTACGATGAGCCTTGCAATCAGCTCTCATCTTATTTATAACGTCAACAAATGTTTACGAACGGACaaacttcaattttttgag ACGTTCCTTGAACATGCTAAGATGGCGAGAAAACTTCAAGACGATAGCATTTTCCAG TCTTTGACGTTTCTCGTTCGTGATTGGGCTGATACCGAAGATTATCCTTATGGCTCAGAGGCAGGAGGGGATTACGTTGACGATCAGATGAAAGGGAAAACAAAAGACAATATCAAGCGTTCAACATTTAAAGATTTGTTTCATAAAGTCTCCTCATTTCTCTTACCGTATCCTGGAAAAAGTGTGGCTGAGAGTTCTGCTATGAAATTCAGTGGATCTTTGCGAG ATATTGATTCAGAATTCCTAGAATACGTGGACAAACTTGTTCACTTTTTGTTCGACCCTAGAAAAATTGTAATGAAGAAATATAATGAGGAACCCGTAAAAGGATTGGAATTGACGGAAATAGCAGTGCAGTTTGCAAAAATTCTGGAAAGCGACGAATTACCAACACCTAAAGATTTTTTGCAG GCACAAACAGAAGCGTTTTTAGCTAACGTTATTGAAAAAATGAGAAGAAATTTAGAAGAAATTATTGTGGAG TCACTTGGCGAAAGGACATTTGTGGACGAAGAACTTTTCAGTCAAATTTCAAAAGCTGCGTTTGAGAAATCAATGATTGAATTTGGGAAAAAACCGTTTTACGGAGGCGACGAAGCGAGAAAACGTTGTGAAACAAATCTTGTGGAACAATTACGACATGATATGGAGCAGATGTCTGATCGTAATAACACAAAAAAA ATTCAATGCAGAAACCAATATgaagaatttataaaaaaggaAATGAAAGAGATGCAAACATCTTTGGAACAG AAGGTGGGACAGCACGCAGAAAAGACGGAAATAACCAGGGAATGTCAACATCTCGAATCTTTTGTGGCGAAACGATTTCAACAAAAAGGTTTTGGTGTTCCTGAATACGACAAAGAATACATTGCTACAGTGAAAAAAAGGATTATCGAGTTGTGTGAAGAAACAATTCGAAGTTGCAAGAATCGTCGG gaagctttgaaattttcttgcATTCAAAAAATATCCGAAATTGAGAAAAAGGCGAAGCGTATTTTAAAAGAg AAACTTGACCAAGTGGTGATTGAAGATAGAACAAAATTGGAGAATATCATCAATCAAATTATATGTGATGCAAAGCTACATTTCGGTGAATATATGCAGTTGGATGCTCCcgatttattgaaaaaaaatctaaatgacACGTTAAAAAGCAAACTCGATGAACTTCATGCTGTTGCCATTGAACTACAAAGGGAAACTAAG AGGTATCTGAGTATGATAATTGAGCGTGAACTCGGCACACTTCGTAGATACTACTCCGAGGCTATGCACCAG GAAATGGGAGAAAGTGCAAAGAATGAGAAAGAATTAGATAAAATCAATGTCAAATGTATTAAAACTACTAAGAAACATCTCAATGAAATGAAGTTGCTTCCATACGTTCGCGAAAAATGCATTGAAGAACTTGATTCTGTTTTGGCTGATGAATACGTCATCGTTCGTAAACAGAACAAAGAAAATCAG AAAGAGTTTCATGACTGGTGTCGAAGAGAGGTGACTAACTGCCTTAAACAAgcgaaaaatgaaattgaagag AAATGCAGAAATGATGTGAAAGAAGACCAAGAAATAGAAGCAATTCATGATACCGCAAAATTGCATGCATTAGAGAGTTTTCAAAACCTCAGTCAAAAAGGTCCAGCGAAAGTTATAGAACAGCACAAAAATGATTTGTGCATTGGACTTGTTGAACTTCTGAGAGATGTTAGACAGCAAAATCAAAATCTAAAGGTTTGGATGGGGTAG